Part of the Camelus bactrianus isolate YW-2024 breed Bactrian camel chromosome 6, ASM4877302v1, whole genome shotgun sequence genome, GTTTCTTCCTCCTGGGGTTTTTCCACTGCCCTATCAAGTAACCAGGCCACTCCTGTCCCTCTGGGAAACTCCGGTCACCAGGAACTCCCAGCTCTCAGCTCTCCTGGACAGGAGTGCCCACATCCCGGGACCTCGGTtcaccatccatgttgctggctTGAAGGTCTGTGCTGAGCAGAAACCTGGAGGCCCCCGCTTCTGCCCACAAGGGCTGCCTCGCTGATTCTTGCCCATCACTGCTCCAGTGGGACCAGATGGTCCCTAGCTGCCCTTGATCCAAGCTTCTGAGATACCAAGCTTGTCTGCTGGCTCCCTGGGGCCCAATGGAAACCTGGCGGAAAGGCTCCTTCCGCAATGCCTCCTTCTTTAAGAGGCTGAGCCTGGGGAGGCCACGGCGACTCCGGCGACAGGGCAGCGTGCTCAGCCAGGCCAGCACGGCCGGCGGGGACCATGAAGAGTACAGTAACCGAGAGGTCATCCGGGAGCTGCGGGGGAGGCCAGATGGCCGGCGCCTGCCACTGTGGGGGGATGAGCAGCCCCGGGCTACCCTGCTGGCCCCACCCAAGCCCCCGCGCCTCTACCGAGAAAGTTCCAGCTGCCCCAACATCCTGGAGCCCTCGTCTTCCTACACCGCTGCCTACTCAGCGACCCTGCCTTCGGCACTCTCCCTGGCAGACACCCTCCACCAGTACTCTGAGGAGGGCCTTTTGGACACACCTCCCTTCCAGAGGACACCTGCTCCGGACCTCAGTGATCCCTTCTTCTCCTTCAAAGTGGACCTGGGGATTTCACTTCTTGAGGAAGTTCTACAGATACTGAGGGAGCAGTTTCCCAGTGAGCCCTGCTTCTGaatggggagagggtgggcagaggtggggtgACTGGAAGAGCCACAAACCTAGGGACCCATAGGAGAGGCAGTCATGGTTTAAGAAAAAGGTAGAGAAGGAATCCAgggccctgcctgccctctggGTCCTGAACAGTCCTCTGAGTCATCCCAGACTGGAGGGACAGAGGTACAGAGGCAAGCTGCAAATGTGCAGGGGCACCTGCTAGCAGGAGCCCTGAGGGCAGCTAGCTCAGTGGGGAAATGGAGGCCATGCCTGCAACCACCAGGACCAGGTGAAGGCCAGCAGAGGGGGCGGGTGGCATAAGGGGAGAGTCTGGGAGTGGACGACACACAGACTGGGCACAACAAATAGATGCCCTGTGCCAGCTCCCTGTTAAGCCACTGTCAACAGAGAGAGGCTACAGGACAGGTCTGGGCAAAAGTGGTCCAATCCAGGCTGAAGAGGAACGTGGGAGACCcaaggggagaggggtgagacAGGTGTGACCTTGTCTAATATGACagccactagctacatgtggctatttaaatttaaactaatttaaattaaataggaTTACAAGTTCAGCCCTCAgtcacaccagccacatttcaaatgctcagtagccacatatgACTAACGGCTGCCACACTGGAATGCGCAGAATGACCATGAACATCATTAGAGAAAGTTCTATTGGGCAGCGCTGGCCTTGACCATGGCTTGGGAAGGGGGAAGCATATGGTGCCTGCAAAGGAAGGGAGGGGCTGTCAGAGTAGTTACGAGTGAGGCAGGCAGAGTCACAGAGTGTAACTCAGGAAAAAGGCCAAACAAATCATTAGCAGAAAAGGAGGCACAAGAGACTCAAAGTGCCAGCACAGCTGCCTGGGCACTCCCTGGTGCTGAAGGAAGGTGGCTCTAGGGAATGCCAGGCACAGGCGCAGACACAGCTTGCGAAGCGGTGCTCTGGGGAATTTCCAGAATTATTAGTGATGGGGGCCCTTGGGAAATGCAGCAAAAACAGTGGCAGATTTCCCTCATTCCCTCACCCATGAGAATATGGGAGGACTGGATCGGGGACAGACATGAAAATCGTGGCTGTTACGGTGAAGAGGGACAGCTGGTCTCCAGAATCCTTGCTAGGACTGAGGAGCTCTGCCTTGCTCAAAATCTCTGATGATGGGGGCTATGGCCCCATCCTGCAGTCTGGCCAGAAGACTTGGAGCCAGAGCCAAGTTGGCCATGTGGTTCTGATGCCCCAGGCCTTTccaggtgtgggagagggagagacggAAGCCTGGACACACACTGCTTCTACAGCCCAAACTTTGtggcctccccctgccctcctaATGTGTGGATGTTCCAAGCTGAAAACTCCCCTGTGGGTGCAGATGATGAATAAAGTTCTTTACAGCACAGCCTGTGGAGTGTCATCTAGGGCTTAACAGTGGGGAAACAGTCTCTGAAAAAGGATCCTGAGTTGAGCTCTGAcctgttcctttttctcctctgtcCAGGGTCTGGGACACACTCCCAGtgagggggtggtggcagcatGACTGAAGCAGTGGGAGCAGAGCCCTTGCTGACCCACCCAGGGCCATTCTTCCCCACGGAGGGGCTGGAACACATCAGCCTGACGCTCCCACACAGACCCCCAGGTgcttcagagaagggagagagagctcTTGTCCCACCAAAGTAGGGGCAAGTGTGACTGGGgccgtgtgtgtatatgtgtgtcgGCGGCTGAACAAAAGCCTTTGTGGAGCTTCAAGGACTAAGGGTGGGCATTGGGCAGTGTCAGCTCAAGTCCTGGCTTCACCATGAGTCGGGCACCAGGCAGTGCCTCAGTGCTGGCAGGGCAGCCAGTGTTACCTCTAAAGAGGGGATATTGCCTCTTGACAGTAGGTCCCCATCTGGGGCAACCACAGACACACCTGGAAGGAAGCTGGAGAAGGAAGTGGCTGCCCTTGTCATGGCCCCACCCCTGCAGCACTGGGTCATCTAAGCCCACACTGTAACCAAGCGGCCAGCAGGCCAGGATGACAGCTTTGGGTGATGATGTAAGCCCCAAAAGGAGACCAAGATGTGAAAAGTAAGGTCTAAGAATTCTGTGAAAAGTGAGGCCCCCTGGCACTCAGAGAGGAACGAGGGACAGCAATGAATCACAGTCCTGCTTGGGTTGGAGTATCTCACCACATCCCCGATGACCTGGCTTTGTGAGGAGAGAGCCCTGAGAAGAGCCCAAACAGGAAGAGGTGCCCCAAAGCCTGAGGAGGCCCAGTTGGGTGAGGCTCTTACCTGGGACAGTCCAGGGTGGCTGGGGCCCCCCATGCTCGGGGGCCGTCCTTCCAACCAGGAAATCTTCAGAGGGTTATTGACCAGGCCCACTTCATTCTGGACAGCCAGCTCCTGTCAAACACAGCATTCAGTCTTGGTCCTGTTATTTCAGTCAGCTACAAAAGTACTTCTCTCTACCCCGACAAAAAGAACCAGAACCAGCACTCTTGTCCTCCAAGCAAAGCCGAGCAACCTTTGTAAGAGGGTGTGCTGAAGCTTTGACTCTCCTGATGGGCCATATGAGCCCTCTGACTGGGGACTGAGGGAAGGGGGACGGTGGGAAGGCAGCTCAGGGGCCCCAACTTGGAGGCACGCAGGCTTCCACAGGAAGGTAGAGGGTGGGGAACCAGGCAGCAGGAAATGAACCCGCTGTGCTTTCCTCCATCCCTGGAGTGTCCTGTCCATCCCTGCACTCGCTGTGCCTCAACTCCCAGGAGTCAGGGGCCTCTGGGGAACCTTGGCTCTGAGGTGGCCCAGAGACCCCGTGGGAGCTTAACAGAGAGCCCACAGAATTGGGTTTCTCCCCAGGAGCGGCAGGGCTGTGAATGGCCCCCAAAGCCCCACGCAGCACTCACCGCTGCCTTGATGGTCGCAAACTCCACCACGGCAGTGCCTGCCTTCTTACTGGAAAGTACCAGGTTGAGCACTTCTCCATACTGTGAGGACAAGGGGGTCTGGGTAAGCCTTCAGGATGGCCCAGCTTAAGCCAGAGGCAAGCCTGGCCACCCTCAGGCTGCTGGGCCATTCTGAGCCAGTGAATAGCCTTGTGTTGCTAGGTTCCCAGAGAGGGGAGATCAGAGATGGGAAAGAAAGGGTTTGTTTCCCCAGGAATGTAGAGGACAGCAAAGGAGAGTTGGGCAGAGGTGGGGATTTAGACCTGCAGAGATGCGCACCTGCCTTGGTGACTGAAGGAGGTGAAAAGGACGGGGCTTTGGTGCCAGATGCCCACCTTCTCTCTCCCTACACACCTGGCCAAGCCCTTTGCTTCTAAGGATGTCAAGTGTTAGCGCTGGCTGGAGGGGGCACATGGCAACACAAGTGGCTATAAGGTCATGGCCTGGGGAGAAGTTTCTAGGCAGTCCTATGGTCTATGACACAGGGGGAAAATCCAGGTGGAGATGTGAAGGAAAGTTAGGCCTGGAGATCTTTGGGTTTGGGCTGAGGTGGGGATGAAGATGATAGGTAAGAGGGAAGTCAGCAGGGGAAACCTtttgaaaaagctgcaggagGACATCTCTGGAATAGCCGCCTTGTGACTCGGCCTCCTTCTTGCTCTTCCATTTGAGCTGAAAAGACAGCAGTGGGTGTTGCCATTAAACACACCTCCTCAACAGTACCAGACCCCTCCCTTGAGCTTTCCAGTCTGAGCAGACACCCCACTAGTCTTCAAGGCAAGGGTAGTCTAGGGAGCACCCCCCAAAGATGCATTCCCCTTAAAAATGGACAAGCAGGCTTCCAGCCCTAAAAGATGCTCTCCTTTGAGGGCTTCTGGGAGTGCCGCCCTGCAGCCTTCAGGCTAAGAGCAGCCTGTCGTGGGCAGCTCTGAGATGCCATCCTGACGCCCAGGCAGCAGGAAGTTGGAAGGATGTGGGTAGTGGTGTGGCTCCCAGAAACCCAGTGTCCCTGCCAGAAGCCCTTGTGCCCCGGAAGCGTCTGCTCTTGCTGAGGACGTAGTGTGAGGTGGCCTGTGGATCCTGAAGGGCTCACCTTTAGCTTTGGGGTTCTTTCGCTTTCAGGATTTTCTGCCATTCctagaaaatttaggaaaattagCAAGGTAGAATATGAGGGAGCCGGAGATTCTCCCAAAGGAGACTCAGCCTAGGGCCAGAATGACCTAGAAAAGATCCTTCCTAACCAAGGGCAATCTTTGCCCTGCCCTGCTGTGGAGCCTGGTGGGGGGGAGTAGAGGCAATTCTACCCCAACCTTGAGGAGCTGCCACTTCGGGGCAGCTGCCTGGCTGTCCGATGAAGGCCATGGTCAGCATTTTTCCAACAAAGGGCCATAAACACCTTCCAGGGGCAAGAGGTGGAGGTACCGACCACACAGTTCTACTGAAACAAAGTATCCTAGAGCCTTCCCAACAGTGATCTGCTCCAAAACAGCCAGGTCTGCTTGGAACAATGACAGGCGGGGATCTCAGGAGATCTCAGGCAGAGTAAAAAGACAACAGGCCCCAGAGAACTGGTAGGAAGAAATGACAGGTGGCATGTGTCCAAATGAGATGCCCTGGGGGTTCCAGCAGGTGAAAGTTTCCACAGTAACTCCACTGAGCAGCCAGTGTGGCCACTCTGGGCATCGGGAGCTCGCTCAGAGGGGGAAGCAGGTTGGGGGACAGACTTTCACCTCTCAACCTCTGTTCTCGTTCCTGGCGTATCTGCTCCTGGACCAGCCTCTGCTGTTCCTCCAGCTGCCGGGAGCCCTCTTCTCGCAGGCGTTCGATCTGCAGAGCGGGGGTTGGAGTGGATGACAATTCTGTGCAGATCCAGTTCCAGGTTGGCTTACCTTGTAAAGGTCCCTGGGATGTTCCACCTGCAAACTAGGCTCAGCAACCTGTGGGTGGGACAGATTACCCAGATCCCACAAAAGAAGGTGGAGAGGGCATGTCCTCCCCCAACCACGACAACCCCCAGGTCCACCCGCCTCCCCCTCCTGCTCACCTCTTGCTCTAGTGTCCTGGTGCTCcggctctcctcctcctcctcactgccctgggcctgggcctgccgTTCCCGGGCCTCCAGGTCTAGGCACAAAGTTTGAATGACCCAATGTCTGGTCTAAGTGGTTTCTACATGGCCCTGGACCACCTGGTTCTGGCTGCCTCCCCAAAATCTCACACAGGATGAACCCATACAGTAACTCTGCCCTGTCCCTCCATACCCCGAATTGATTTCCACTGAGAAAAGTCATAGCAAGGAAGTATAGGCTCCATCTGAGTGGTCGGGGTCTAGAAGAGTTAAATCAGCTTATGCTGACCAAGCTGGTTCTCCAATCAGTGAACAAGGTGTAGGTGGGTGCTTATGTCAGCAGCCCAGGGCCACGGGTCAGGGGTGCGAGTGGGTGGAGCTGTGGGCTTCTATTCCTGTGGTTTGGCACCACAGCCTGACCTGTGACCTTGCCTTGGCTTCGATCCTCTTCCCACCACTGAGCTCGAGTTCCCACTGTCTCCCCTACCCTGCCTCAATTCACAACTGCCAAGCCTCACTGTGGTCCTGGCTGCAGTGGCTCCTGCAGGGACGGCAGCCTCCATAGAAGGACATCACCCCAGGTCCCAGAGCCCTTCCCACCTTCCAAGAGAAACCTGCTTGTGGCCCTGTGCCAGGCCAGCTGCTGCAACAAATGCTTCTCTCAAGTCTGGGACTCgctgctttcttttctgttcacTTTACTTACCTAGACTttccaggtttgtttgtttttgatggatGTACTGGGGTGGTATatgtacatattaaatatatgGATATCAAATAGGcaagaagaagcagagaaaaatcgAGTAAAGAATGTCTGGACCAATCTTatgagggtgatgaaaatgttctaaaactgatttatAGTCATAGTTGCACCATatggtaaatttactaaaaatcactgaattgtacacttgaagTAAGCAGACAATATGATATACAAAACATATGTCAAGAAAGTGTTTTTTAAGACAAAAGCCTGACCCTCTCTGGATCCTTCTGAGGGGACTTCTCAGAGTGAAGGCTCTATGCAGAAATGAGGCTGAGATGAATGAAAAAGATCCAAGACGGCATGGCCAGCAAGGACACTGACTGTACTCATGCTGtgtgggttcaaattccagctccagcAAGTTCTTATCCTCTTAGTGCCTTAGCTTCTTTTGTCTATAAAAAAATGGGTTTCGTAACACCCAGCTCCTTGGATAGCTGTGATAATTAAAGGAGACAGTAAAACATCTGTCACAATGCCTAGCTAATAGCACAGCTAGTCATTGTTATTCTTAAGAGTGGCCTTTAGGAGCCACTCCTGAGAACAGGGTTCTGCCCAGAGCCGGGGCCACAAAGCTTTGAGTTGCTGGAACTAATGCTGCAGGAGGAAAGGTGGAGGAGCTGCATGAAAACAGCCCAGGGAAACCACAGGCCACCAGCACCATGATGTCACCTACCAAGcttcacttttttccttctctcatcaAGTTTCTGTGTCCTTTCTGCTGCCTGCTTCTTGGCTTTCCTGACCTTGTCATAAGCAGCCTGCAGGAGAAAGGAACGGAGCGGTCAGCCAGAGAACATGCACAGAGCCCAGCCATCTCCCCAGCCGCACCACTAGCCCCAGAGCCGTCGGTGGGGCAGCCTGGTGACCCGGTCTCCAGGCTGGGACAGCAAGGACCGTGCCACATGGCCACGTATAGAGGATGAAGCACACAGTGGTCTCTAAGTGTGGGGGATAATTCAGACAGAGGAAGATGTGCTTACCCTGGCGGCAGCATCAGTCAGTACCTCCAAGGCCTGGGAAAGCTGGTGGAAGAGTTCAGCTAAATGTGAGGatcaaaaaagagagaagagaaaaactgagacTTGGTGATTGTGTGCTCCCTCAAAAAAGCACCTCAAAAAAGCGACAGGCTGCTGGAAAAGCAGACGTCAGCAGATGATGGGCAAGAAAGGAAGGGTGAGCACATCAGCAACTGACCAGACGCCCCAACAAGCAAAGTGCAGCCTTGGGGCCCAGCGCCCAAAGCCAGGATGTGTGCCTCCAAGGGCACTCATGCCATGCCCAGGTGAGCCAGTCTCTTTCTCCCGGTGTCTAGGAGAGTCTCACCTGCTCGGGGATTATCCGGATTTTTGTCTGGGTGGCAGGAGAGGGCCTTTTGCCTATATGCCTTCTTCACCTGGAAGAGTCAATATTTGGTTATTTATTCTCTCACCCCAGGATGGACAGGGAAACATTGCTAAAGTGATAAGGGAAATCCAGGGAGAGCTCTCCATTACTAAAAGAAAGGCTCCCACACTGAAACAGTCACCTCACAAGCACAGAGATTTGCAGTAGAGGCAAAGGCCATGGAGCAGAGGGGCTGGGCCTATTTCCTGCTGAGCACCCAATCACCGTGGATGCTGAAAGGCTCCTGGCAGGGGCAGGTTTCCCTACAGCCACCTGGAAACAGGCACTCACACACCCTTGATGGGCATGTACACTAGGCAACCTTTCTGGAGGAAAATTTAGCcatcaaatttaaaatgtactttcCCTTTGACTCATTCCTAGTAAT contains:
- the DNAJC17 gene encoding dnaJ homolog subfamily C member 17 → MAVTKEILQMDLYALLGIEENAADKEVKKAYRQKALSCHPDKNPDNPRAAELFHQLSQALEVLTDAAARAAYDKVRKAKKQAAERTQKLDERRKKVKLDLEARERQAQAQGSEEEEESRSTRTLEQEIERLREEGSRQLEEQQRLVQEQIRQEREQRLRGMAENPESERTPKLKLKWKSKKEAESQGGYSRDVLLQLFQKYGEVLNLVLSSKKAGTAVVEFATIKAAELAVQNEVGLVNNPLKISWLEGRPPSMGGPSHPGLSQGSVLSERDYESLVMMRMRQAAERQQLISRMQQEEQAGQPT
- the C6H15orf62 gene encoding uncharacterized protein C15orf62 homolog, mitochondrial — translated: METWRKGSFRNASFFKRLSLGRPRRLRRQGSVLSQASTAGGDHEEYSNREVIRELRGRPDGRRLPLWGDEQPRATLLAPPKPPRLYRESSSCPNILEPSSSYTAAYSATLPSALSLADTLHQYSEEGLLDTPPFQRTPAPDLSDPFFSFKVDLGISLLEEVLQILREQFPSEPCF